One genomic segment of Paraburkholderia aromaticivorans includes these proteins:
- a CDS encoding DUF748 domain-containing protein → MASLNKASIASSMQTVRDVAQSRRTRRVITGLLIFLVVFGLLGFFAAPPLIRHIAEQQLSKQLDRPATIGRIALNPYTLRLEADRVHIGERGGAGDFVDISRLIVQPSWSSLFRAAPIIDQVQLDSPRFHIVRYDAQRFNFTDLIEKFSKQPAKPDSKPTLFSVSNIRLENGQVTFDDKLLGATHVIDQWKLGIPFIATLPSKTDIFVEPLLRARIDGSPLAIDGRTKPFAASHESEVSLRFDGLDVPRLMSYVPAKLPVIVQSGKLSTDLKLNFVVSNDAPSLRVAGTVDMSDVGVQDQGKAPFFAARAVHVAVAALEPFKNLYHFDDIRIDAPTANLARDKDGVLSVEKMFAPEPAAAPPEASAPVAASAAHAAAKAAPPLDLAVKRFVLNDGTVNVRDNAASRPVDVGMQNLAVTLTDFSTLATAPAHYTLNTDFKESGGSLGIAGAFGFVAKTASAKLDLKSLNLPRLQPYLDTATTAQLLDGTLSATANVGASWAKSPAAVMVTDTQVGLHSLKVAAPGSNDAVISLAQGGAKLKQVDLTARTAEIASIETTGLAVDVQRLKDGSINLAALAGKHEATPQRTAIHAVKKAQAEGPAWRYKIGELTLKDASANFTDNTTPQPVKLNITPLQLKVQNISDDLSRPLPVDLQATLNRKGTLGVKGDVTATPLKVAVKVNANRLDAAAFEPYFGSKLNAVIASALLNASGDLALSQTKLLKATYRGDVALVEVRMLDKVTSDPFAGWGSLALSNLNAGYDEHGTVVDAGRVTFTKFYGRVLLDAQGKLNLKDVVAHETGAAQSLTRDKSGAEPVPLTPQPASTAAAAPAPAASAPATVTAATPPQSPVKLHFGQLVLQQGRVTYTDNFIKPNFTANLVGIQGTVGAFGTQSTTSAPVDIAAKLAANGPLSIRGTVNPLIAKPALDLTAVAHDIELTNLTPYSAKYAGYPITKGKLNVDLHYTLDNDQLNANNHIFIDQLTFGDHVENNTATKLPVRLAISLLKNSRGEIDVNLPVSGSLSNPEFSIGGLIWHAVLNLLEKAVTAPFSLIANAFGGKGEELGYVEFEPGSAKLTDADTQKLDTIVKALSDKPSIRMDLIGRVDPAVDEPALRIGYVDRLVKQQKIKDVVGNGESVDLSTVSVDPKEYDKYLTKAYKSADFKKPRNFVGLTKSLPDDEMKSALAANAPIDDASLRQLAQQRAQSVQQYLDGKIDSSRVFIVAPKLNADGIKDKGATTRVDFGLK, encoded by the coding sequence ATGGCAAGCCTCAATAAAGCATCAATAGCCTCGTCCATGCAGACCGTGCGCGATGTCGCGCAGTCACGCCGCACCCGGCGTGTCATCACCGGCCTGCTGATTTTCCTTGTAGTGTTCGGTCTGCTCGGCTTCTTCGCTGCACCGCCGCTGATTCGCCACATCGCCGAGCAACAGCTCAGCAAACAGCTCGACCGCCCTGCCACCATCGGCCGCATCGCGCTCAATCCGTACACGCTCCGGCTCGAAGCAGACCGGGTGCATATCGGCGAGCGCGGCGGCGCGGGCGACTTCGTGGATATCTCGCGGCTCATCGTGCAGCCGTCATGGAGTTCGCTGTTCCGCGCGGCGCCGATCATCGATCAGGTGCAGCTCGATTCGCCGCGCTTTCATATTGTTCGTTACGATGCGCAACGCTTCAATTTCACGGACCTGATCGAGAAATTCTCGAAGCAGCCGGCCAAGCCGGATAGCAAGCCGACGCTCTTCTCCGTATCGAACATTCGCCTCGAAAACGGCCAGGTCACGTTCGACGACAAGCTGCTCGGCGCCACGCACGTGATCGATCAATGGAAGCTCGGCATTCCGTTTATCGCCACGCTGCCTTCGAAAACCGATATCTTCGTCGAGCCGTTGCTGCGCGCGCGTATCGACGGCAGTCCGCTTGCCATCGATGGCAGGACCAAGCCGTTTGCCGCGTCGCACGAGTCGGAAGTGTCGTTGCGTTTCGACGGGCTCGACGTGCCGCGTCTCATGTCCTACGTGCCGGCCAAACTGCCGGTGATCGTGCAGTCCGGCAAACTGTCCACCGATCTCAAGCTCAACTTCGTGGTCTCCAACGACGCGCCTTCGTTGCGCGTGGCGGGCACCGTGGATATGAGCGACGTGGGCGTGCAGGATCAAGGCAAGGCACCGTTCTTCGCGGCGCGCGCGGTGCATGTGGCCGTCGCCGCGCTCGAACCGTTCAAGAACCTCTATCACTTCGACGATATCCGTATCGACGCGCCGACAGCCAATCTCGCGCGCGATAAAGACGGCGTGCTGAGCGTCGAGAAGATGTTCGCGCCCGAACCGGCTGCGGCGCCGCCGGAGGCGAGCGCGCCGGTTGCCGCCTCCGCTGCCCATGCCGCCGCGAAGGCCGCGCCGCCGCTGGACCTGGCGGTCAAACGCTTCGTGCTCAATGACGGCACCGTCAATGTTCGCGACAATGCCGCTTCGCGGCCCGTCGACGTCGGCATGCAAAACCTGGCCGTGACGCTGACCGATTTTTCGACGCTCGCCACGGCGCCCGCGCACTACACGCTGAACACCGATTTCAAAGAGAGCGGCGGGTCGCTCGGTATAGCCGGCGCGTTCGGCTTCGTGGCTAAGACGGCGAGCGCGAAGCTTGACCTGAAGTCGTTGAACCTGCCGCGCTTGCAACCGTACCTCGACACCGCGACCACCGCGCAACTCCTGGACGGCACGCTGTCCGCCACGGCCAATGTCGGCGCGAGCTGGGCAAAGTCGCCGGCGGCCGTGATGGTCACCGACACGCAAGTGGGTCTGCATTCGCTGAAGGTCGCGGCGCCCGGCAGCAATGACGCGGTGATCTCGCTCGCGCAAGGCGGCGCGAAGCTCAAGCAGGTGGATCTGACGGCGCGTACCGCCGAGATCGCCAGCATCGAGACGACCGGCCTCGCGGTGGACGTCCAGCGTCTGAAAGACGGCAGCATCAACCTCGCGGCGCTGGCCGGGAAGCATGAAGCGACGCCGCAGCGCACCGCGATCCATGCGGTCAAGAAGGCGCAGGCGGAAGGGCCCGCGTGGCGCTACAAGATCGGCGAGCTGACGCTGAAGGACGCCAGCGCCAATTTCACGGACAACACCACGCCGCAGCCGGTGAAGCTGAATATCACGCCGCTGCAACTGAAGGTGCAGAACATCAGCGACGACCTGAGCCGTCCGTTGCCGGTCGATCTGCAGGCCACGCTGAACAGGAAGGGCACGCTCGGTGTCAAGGGCGACGTGACGGCGACACCGCTCAAGGTGGCCGTCAAGGTGAACGCCAACCGGCTCGACGCGGCGGCCTTCGAACCGTATTTCGGCAGCAAGCTGAACGCCGTGATCGCGAGCGCGCTGCTCAATGCGAGCGGCGATCTCGCGTTGAGCCAGACGAAGTTGCTGAAAGCGACCTATCGCGGTGACGTGGCGCTCGTCGAAGTCCGCATGCTCGACAAGGTGACCTCGGACCCGTTCGCGGGATGGGGCTCGCTCGCGTTGTCCAACCTGAACGCCGGTTACGACGAGCATGGCACGGTGGTCGACGCGGGCCGCGTCACGTTCACGAAGTTCTATGGGCGCGTGCTGCTCGATGCGCAGGGCAAGCTCAACCTCAAGGACGTCGTCGCGCACGAAACCGGCGCCGCGCAATCGCTGACGCGCGACAAGAGCGGTGCCGAACCGGTGCCGCTGACGCCGCAACCGGCATCCACGGCCGCGGCCGCACCCGCACCGGCGGCGTCGGCGCCCGCCACCGTCACGGCTGCTACGCCGCCGCAAAGCCCGGTCAAGCTGCACTTCGGCCAACTGGTGCTGCAACAGGGCCGGGTGACGTACACGGACAATTTCATCAAGCCGAATTTCACGGCGAACCTGGTGGGCATTCAGGGCACGGTCGGTGCGTTCGGCACGCAATCCACCACGTCCGCGCCGGTCGACATTGCCGCGAAACTGGCCGCCAATGGTCCGCTGTCGATTCGCGGCACCGTCAATCCGCTGATTGCGAAACCGGCGCTCGATTTGACGGCGGTTGCGCACGATATCGAACTGACCAATCTTACGCCGTATTCGGCGAAATATGCCGGCTATCCGATCACCAAGGGCAAGCTGAACGTCGATCTGCACTACACGCTCGACAACGATCAGCTGAACGCGAACAATCACATCTTTATCGATCAACTCACGTTCGGCGATCACGTCGAAAACAATACGGCGACCAAACTGCCCGTGCGTCTCGCGATCTCGCTGCTGAAAAACTCGCGCGGCGAAATCGACGTGAACCTGCCGGTGTCCGGCTCGTTGTCGAATCCGGAATTCAGCATTGGCGGGCTGATCTGGCATGCGGTGCTCAATCTGCTGGAAAAAGCGGTGACCGCGCCGTTCTCGCTGATCGCCAATGCATTCGGCGGCAAGGGCGAGGAGTTGGGCTACGTCGAGTTCGAGCCGGGCTCGGCGAAACTCACGGACGCCGACACCCAGAAACTCGACACGATCGTGAAGGCGCTGAGCGACAAACCGTCGATCCGCATGGACCTGATCGGCCGCGTCGATCCGGCCGTCGACGAGCCCGCGCTGCGCATTGGCTATGTGGACCGCCTCGTCAAGCAGCAGAAGATCAAGGACGTGGTGGGCAATGGCGAGAGCGTCGATCTGTCGACGGTCTCCGTCGATCCAAAGGAGTACGACAAGTATCTGACCAAAGCCTACAAGTCGGCGGACTTCAAGAAGCCCCGCAACTTTGTCGGCTTGACCAAGAGCCTGCCGGACGACGAGATGAAGAGCGCGCTCGCCGCCAACGCGCCTATCGATGACGCGAGCCTGCGCCAGCTCGCACAGCAGCGGGCGCAGAGCGTGCAGCAGTATCTGGACGGCAAGATCGACAGCAGCCGCGTGTTTATCGTCGCACCGAAACTGAACGCCGACGGCATCAAGGACAAGGGTGCGACGACGCGAGTGGATTTCGGGCTGAAGTGA
- a CDS encoding FMN-binding negative transcriptional regulator — MYMPAHFEENRPEVLHRLIAEQPLGALITHGPHGLDANHLPFEFEVPAAGGKSDASAAETHGILRAHVARANPVWQEAAANPETLVIFQGAAAYISPNWYPSKHEAHRQVPTYNYMVVHAHGRIAVRDDESFVRGLVARLTRKMEAGEPVPWKMSDAPADFIEQMLGAIVGIEIEVTRLVGKWKLGQNKAAADRRGAADTLLARSGDERQAVGQAMLDAPPAF, encoded by the coding sequence ATGTACATGCCCGCCCATTTCGAAGAGAACCGTCCAGAGGTTCTCCACCGCCTGATCGCCGAGCAGCCTTTGGGCGCGTTGATTACCCACGGGCCGCACGGGCTCGATGCGAATCACTTGCCGTTTGAATTCGAAGTGCCCGCCGCGGGCGGCAAGTCCGATGCGTCGGCGGCCGAGACTCACGGCATCCTGCGCGCTCACGTCGCTCGCGCCAATCCGGTGTGGCAGGAAGCCGCGGCGAACCCCGAAACGCTCGTGATCTTCCAGGGCGCGGCCGCCTACATCTCGCCGAACTGGTATCCGAGCAAGCACGAAGCGCATCGGCAGGTGCCGACTTATAACTATATGGTGGTGCATGCGCACGGCCGGATCGCCGTGCGCGACGACGAATCGTTCGTGCGCGGACTGGTGGCGCGCCTGACCCGCAAGATGGAAGCCGGCGAACCCGTGCCGTGGAAGATGAGCGATGCGCCCGCCGACTTCATCGAGCAGATGCTCGGCGCGATCGTGGGTATCGAGATCGAGGTGACGCGGCTGGTCGGCAAATGGAAGCTCGGCCAGAATAAGGCGGCCGCCGACCGTCGCGGCGCGGCCGACACCCTGCTGGCACGCTCGGGCGATGAACGGCAAGCCGTCGGCCAGGCCATGCTGGACGCGCCGCCGGCCTTCTGA
- a CDS encoding DUF1254 domain-containing protein, with amino-acid sequence MIKNRRELYSSLWTCASFAGLAFLAGCASTPTGTQKSTGWIKDEVADSYVFGYPLVLMGIARDAAVGTDPGRAPLNTLRHAQALPPIGAANPMQPSLDTLDSTGWLDLGSEPVIVTLPDSHGRYVDARVLDMWTNVVWSTGSQFGTRAAGIKAQAIAFVGPGWQGELPKGVKRVDVPTRNAWISVRVQSNGTRDLTAVRKLQRGMRVAPLSVYAGDSRSASVAPARSNAADAAAAASGTPAAQVAALDANGFFSRLAQALPDNPPTPADPHALKFLSDLGVTPGEPVKLPKAPEAITAGLADGHERVGMPPSNLLTGNGWSWFGDGVGSYGPDYALRAYAAYAQPGIGTKDDEVRAVVTQDSDGHALNGANRYVIHFAPNQLPPVRGFWSITAYTRDGALGDSAPARLAVGDRNGARRNRDGSLDVTVSSARGKSGNWLPAPRADLQLVLRLYAPKPQATDGSWQPPAVVRQ; translated from the coding sequence ATGATAAAAAATCGCCGAGAGCTGTACTCGAGTCTCTGGACCTGCGCATCGTTCGCAGGCCTCGCATTTCTGGCGGGTTGCGCGTCGACTCCCACCGGGACGCAAAAATCCACCGGCTGGATCAAGGATGAAGTCGCCGACTCATACGTATTCGGCTATCCGCTGGTGCTGATGGGTATCGCGCGCGACGCGGCGGTCGGCACCGATCCGGGCCGGGCGCCGCTCAATACGCTGCGCCACGCACAGGCATTGCCGCCGATCGGCGCGGCCAATCCTATGCAGCCGAGTCTCGATACGTTGGATTCGACCGGCTGGCTGGACCTCGGCAGTGAACCGGTGATCGTGACGCTGCCCGACTCGCACGGCCGCTACGTGGATGCCCGCGTGCTCGACATGTGGACCAACGTGGTCTGGTCGACCGGCTCGCAGTTCGGCACGCGCGCGGCAGGCATCAAGGCGCAGGCGATCGCCTTCGTCGGCCCGGGCTGGCAAGGCGAGTTGCCCAAGGGCGTGAAGCGTGTCGACGTGCCGACCCGCAACGCATGGATAAGTGTGCGCGTTCAGTCGAACGGCACGCGTGATCTGACGGCAGTCCGCAAGCTGCAGCGCGGCATGCGCGTTGCGCCGCTGAGCGTCTACGCGGGCGACTCCCGCTCTGCCTCGGTCGCGCCGGCGCGCAGCAATGCCGCCGATGCCGCCGCGGCCGCTTCAGGCACGCCGGCCGCGCAAGTCGCCGCGCTCGACGCGAACGGTTTCTTCAGCCGGCTCGCGCAGGCGTTGCCCGACAATCCGCCGACGCCGGCCGATCCGCACGCGCTCAAATTCCTCTCCGACCTCGGCGTGACGCCCGGCGAGCCGGTCAAGCTGCCGAAAGCGCCGGAAGCCATCACGGCGGGTCTTGCCGACGGTCATGAGCGCGTCGGCATGCCGCCGTCCAATCTGCTGACCGGCAACGGCTGGAGCTGGTTCGGCGACGGCGTGGGCAGCTATGGTCCCGACTACGCGCTGCGCGCCTATGCCGCCTACGCGCAGCCGGGCATCGGCACGAAAGACGACGAAGTTCGCGCGGTCGTCACCCAGGACAGCGACGGTCATGCGCTCAACGGCGCAAACCGTTACGTGATCCATTTCGCGCCGAATCAGTTGCCGCCGGTGCGCGGCTTCTGGTCGATCACCGCCTATACCAGGGACGGCGCGTTGGGCGACAGCGCGCCGGCACGGCTCGCGGTCGGCGACCGCAACGGCGCGCGCCGCAATCGCGACGGCTCGCTCGACGTGACCGTGTCGTCCGCTCGCGGCAAGAGCGGCAACTGGCTGCCGGCGCCGCGCGCCGATCTGCAACTCGTGCTGCGTCTGTACGCACCCAAGCCGCAAGCCACCGACGGCAGCTGGCAACCGCCGGCCGTCGTGCGTCAGTGA